In Pseudomonadota bacterium, a single window of DNA contains:
- a CDS encoding IS1634 family transposase: protein MYVERVPNRGSRPAILLREGWREGGKVRKRTIANLSDWPAEQVEALRAVLKGGRAAAPLTEAFDIVRSRPHGHVAAVLGTMRQLRFDALLGLEDPKSLKLCEAMIAARVLFPGSKLATARGLGAETLRSTLGEQLDVEQADEDDLYAAMDALLERQEPIEQELARRHLGEGAQVLYDLTSAHFEGRCCPLAKLGYSRDGHKGKPQIEVGLLGNAQGCPVAVEVFEGNVGDPRTLGPQIRKLRERFALSSVVLVGDRGMLTEARIREELRDVEGLDWISALRAPAIQALVQAGSLQLSLFDERDLGEVHDPRYPEERLIVCRNPLLATERARKRQELLAATERELDKVVRATARKKNPLRGKDKIGLRVGKLLGRFKVGKHFVLSVTAESFRYTRDEARIAEEAALDGIYVLRTSVATDRLSAPEVVRSYKQLASVERAFRSLKTVDLKLRPIYHHKENRVRAHVLLCMLAYYLEWHMRQALAPILFDDDDKAHAERTSPVAPAVRSARAQRKAERKRTDEGATVHSFQSLLADLATLTKNRIQPRIKNAESFDQTTLPTNLQRRALDLLGVTP from the coding sequence GAGCGCGTCCCCAACCGTGGCTCCCGGCCCGCCATCCTGCTGCGCGAAGGCTGGCGCGAGGGCGGCAAGGTGCGCAAACGCACGATCGCCAACCTCTCCGATTGGCCCGCCGAACAGGTCGAGGCCCTGCGCGCCGTGCTCAAGGGCGGCCGCGCTGCGGCGCCGCTCACCGAAGCCTTCGACATCGTTAGGTCGCGACCGCACGGACACGTCGCGGCGGTGCTGGGCACGATGCGACAGCTGCGCTTCGATGCGCTGCTGGGACTCGAGGACCCGAAGAGCCTCAAGCTGTGTGAGGCGATGATCGCAGCACGCGTGCTTTTCCCAGGCTCCAAGCTCGCCACCGCACGCGGGCTTGGCGCCGAGACACTGCGCAGCACCTTGGGCGAGCAGCTCGACGTCGAGCAGGCCGACGAGGATGACCTGTACGCGGCCATGGATGCCCTGCTGGAGCGTCAGGAACCGATCGAGCAAGAGCTGGCTCGGCGCCACCTCGGCGAAGGCGCGCAGGTGCTGTACGACCTGACCTCGGCGCACTTCGAGGGCCGCTGCTGTCCGCTGGCCAAGCTCGGCTATTCGCGCGACGGCCACAAGGGCAAACCGCAGATCGAGGTCGGGCTGTTGGGCAACGCACAAGGCTGCCCGGTGGCGGTCGAAGTCTTCGAGGGCAACGTCGGCGACCCTAGGACGCTCGGCCCGCAGATCCGCAAGCTCCGCGAGCGCTTTGCTCTGTCGAGCGTGGTGCTTGTAGGCGACCGCGGCATGCTCACCGAGGCCCGCATCCGCGAGGAGCTGCGCGACGTCGAAGGGCTCGACTGGATCAGCGCATTGCGCGCACCGGCCATCCAGGCGCTCGTGCAGGCCGGCAGCCTGCAGTTGTCCCTGTTCGACGAACGGGACCTGGGAGAAGTGCACGACCCGCGCTACCCCGAAGAGCGTTTGATTGTTTGCAGAAACCCGCTGCTTGCCACCGAGCGCGCCCGCAAGCGTCAGGAGCTGCTCGCGGCCACCGAGCGCGAGCTCGACAAGGTGGTGCGAGCTACCGCCCGCAAGAAAAACCCGCTGCGCGGAAAGGACAAGATCGGCTTGCGCGTCGGCAAGTTGCTCGGTCGCTTCAAAGTGGGTAAACACTTCGTCCTGTCGGTCACGGCCGAGAGCTTCCGCTACACGCGTGATGAAGCCCGCATCGCCGAGGAAGCCGCCCTCGATGGCATCTACGTCTTGCGCACCAGCGTCGCTACAGACCGGCTCTCGGCCCCCGAGGTCGTCCGCTCGTACAAGCAACTGGCCAGCGTAGAGCGCGCTTTTCGCAGCCTCAAGACCGTCGACCTCAAGCTGCGACCCATCTACCACCACAAAGAAAACCGGGTGCGCGCCCACGTGCTGCTGTGCATGCTCGCCTACTACCTCGAGTGGCACATGCGACAGGCCCTCGCCCCTATCCTCTTCGACGACGACGACAAGGCCCACGCCGAGCGCACTTCGCCCGTCGCGCCCGCCGTCCGCTCCGCACGAGCCCAGCGCAAGGCCGAGCGCAAGCGCACCGACGAAGGGGCAACGGTACACAGCTTCCAGTCCCTGCTCGCCGACCTGGCCACCCTCACCAAAAACCGCATCCAACCCCGCATCAAAAACGCCGAGTCCTTCGACCAAACCACGCTGCCCACCAACCTGCAGCGCC